Genomic DNA from Jatrophihabitans sp.:
CGGCGCCGCGGGCGTGATCGGGATAGGTCTGATAGGCCAGGTCGGCCACCTGCAGGAGCACGCCGCGCAGGCCGGCTACTGGATCGCGCACCCGAACTCCAAGCCGTGGATGACGGCCTGGGGAGACAGCCTGGCCAGAGGCTACGGCCAGATCGACCCCTCCAAACCCTCGCTGGGCATGGAGATCCTGCACCTGACGGGCAACTTCATCTTCCTGGCCGGCCTGGCCGGCGTCGTGCTGATCACGGCGCGGGCCCGCAAGACCCAGGCGCATCGGTGGGGCAAGATGGGCGTCTGGATGCAGGGCATCCACGGCTTGGAGCACGTGGCGTTGACGCTGTCGGTCGCGCTGGGCGCCAACCGGGCGATCGGCCTGTCCACGTGGTTCGGCACGCTGCCGGTCGGGCCGGGGCTGTGGACCTACCGGGTCTGGTGGCACGCGCTGGCCAACCTGGTCGGCTCGATCGTGTTCGGCATAGCGGTCTATCGCCTGTGGCAGGAGCGTGCGACAGTCCGAGCCTCCTTCGGGCTCACCGATGCCCCCGCCACCCCGACCGTCAAGGAGCCGGTGCTGGCGCCGGCGAGCCGGCCGGTCGCTGACGCGGCAGGCGTGAGGTAGGCACTGCCAAAGGAGATGGTCCGGCGTGGCCGCCT
This window encodes:
- a CDS encoding DUF6008 family protein, which translates into the protein MGNMHHSVSAWDTLGAILLLGWAGAMWAAVAVLAVANRRRVRPWVFHGAAGVIGIGLIGQVGHLQEHAAQAGYWIAHPNSKPWMTAWGDSLARGYGQIDPSKPSLGMEILHLTGNFIFLAGLAGVVLITARARKTQAHRWGKMGVWMQGIHGLEHVALTLSVALGANRAIGLSTWFGTLPVGPGLWTYRVWWHALANLVGSIVFGIAVYRLWQERATVRASFGLTDAPATPTVKEPVLAPASRPVADAAGVR